TCGCTTATTCGTACATTAATGAGTGGTGGGGACTTGCTTCTCTTAGACGAACCTTTTTCAGCTTTAGATGCTATAACTAGAGAGGATTTACAAAATTGGCTTTTAAATCTAATATCAACACTTAAAAAAAGCATGATTTTTATCACTCATGATATTGATGAAGCAATCTTTCTATCTCATAGAATTTTTGTTTGTTCAAAAAAACCTCTTTCTAAATTTAAAGAGTTTTTAGTTCCTGAAAATATAACTCTTGAAAAAAAAATACATCTGAGAAAAGAGATTCTTTCTATTATTAAAGGAGATAACTTTTATGAAAAAAATTAATTTTTCTATAATCTCTCTTTTTTCATTTTTTATACTATGGGAAGTTCTAGGAAGATATATTAATAAAGGTTATATTCTTCCTACTCCTTTAAATATATTAAAAAAAATCTGGATTCTCAAAGAAGGTCTTTTCTTTATACATTTACCAGCTACACTCAATATTGCAGTGATTTCTTTAATATTAACTATTTTATTAGGTCTATTTTTAGCTATCTCTATGGATTTTAGTCATATAGTATACAGTTGTATCCATCCTTTAATTATAACTAGCCAAACTATTCCTATTACTGCTCTAGCTCCTATTTTTATCTTATGGTTTGGTTACTCCATTTGGAGTAAAGTTGTGGTTGCTGTAATTATATCTTTTTTCCCAGTTACAATAACTATATATAACGGTTTACAAAATGTAGAGAAAGATGAGATTAATTATTTTAAAAGTCTTAAAGCAAGTAAAACACAAATTTTTTTAAAGTTAAAATTACCTAGAGCCCTTCCCAATTTTTTTTCAGCTCTTAAAATGAGTATTCCTCTTGTTTTAATTGGAGCAGCTATTGGAGAATGGTTAGGCGCTACATCTGGTCTTGGATATTTTAGTAAAAGAATGATGTCTCAATTAGATGGTGCTGGCGTTTTTGCACCTATAGTTATTATATCTTTACTTGCTATAACTTTAGTACAAATTATAACTATATTCGAAAATATAATATTACATTGGAGGAGTAAATGAAAAAAATACTTACTGTTTTAATACTTGTTACTTTATTACTAAGTTGCAATTCAAAAAAAGAGGATAATTTAAAAGAAGTTTCTATAATTTTAGATTGGTATCCTAATGCTGTACACTCTTTTCTTTACACAGCTGTTGAAAAAGGATACTTTAAAGATGAAGGAATAAAATTAAACATAATTTACCCCTCTTCACCTAGTGATTCTTTAACTTTGCCTGCTGCAAAAAAAGCTGATATAGGAATCTCTTATTTAAATAGTGTCATTATGGCAAGAGCTAATGAAAACGTTCCTATAAAATCTTTTGGTGCAATACTCCAAAGATCCATTAATACAGTTATATCTTTAAAAGAAAAAAATATAACTTCTCCAAAAGATTTTCAAAATAAAATTGCAGGTACTAGTGGTGGAGTTCTTTCTGAAACGTATTTAAAATCAATGATGATTTCTCAAAATTTAGATCCTAACTCTCTTAAAATTACTGATGTCGGATTTGAACTTCTAACATCTATGATTACAAATCAAGTTGATTTTACAATTGGAAATATGATTAATCATGAAGTTCCTGTCATTAAAGAGAAAGGTATAGATATAAACTATTTTTTAATTGATAACTTTGGAATTCCTCAAGCATACGAACTTATTTTAGTTGCTAATGATGAACTTTTAAACCAAAATAAAGATACTTATACAAAAGTTCTAAAAGCTATGCAAAAAGGATTTGAAGATGTTAAGAACAATCCTAGTGAATCTTTAAATCTTCTTCTTTCAAAACAAGCTGTTGATCAATTTCCACTAAGTGAAACTGTAGAAAAGGAAAGTTTAGAAATTTTACTACCAATAATGGAAACACCTCAAAATAAATTTTTAACTCAAACTAAGAAAGTTTGGGAAAATAACGTTAATTGGTTATACGAAAATGGTATCATTCAAAAAAAACTTCCAGCTGAAAATTTTATATATCAATTTTAAATTTTTTAATATATAATACCCTTTAGAAATAAATTTTTGGAGGGATTATTTTGAAACAAATTCGCTCTCTTTGGAGAGAAAATAGAAGTGAAATTCTATCTATTTTTACTATTGCTTTACCTACTATTGTAGATATGTTTGTGCAAACACTACTTGGATTTTTTGATTTAATTATGGTTGGACGATTAGGTCCAGAAGCTATTGCTTCTGTCGGTTTAGGAACTGCTCCAATTTTAACTGTTATTCCAATATTTTTCGCAATCAGTGTTGGAACTACAGCTATGGTCAGTCGTGCATTTGGAGCTAAAAATTATAATGAAGCTAAAGAGGGGATGAGTCAAAGTTTAATCTTAGGAGTTCCTGCAGCTTTCATCGTTACTTTTATCTTTATTATTTTCGGTAAAAATATCCTTGGAATTATTAGTAAAAACCAACCTATAACAGACGCTTTAAGTTATTTAAAAGTTGTTTCTTTAGGAATTCCTTTTTTGTGCTTTAACATTATTTTTTCATATGGATTTAGATCTATTAACAAAGCTAAAATTCCAATGATTAATAATACAATTAGTATTTTTTCAAATATATTACTTAATTATATCTTTATCTTTGTTTTAAATCTTGGAGTTTTTGGTGCTGGAGTAGCTACAACAATATCTAGAGGAATAGTTACTTTAATATTTTCATTCTTAATAATATATAAAAAAAATTATTGTATTGCATTAAGTAAAAAAGATTTTAAAATAAATAAAGAGATTTGTAGACGGCTTTTAAAAGTTGGATTACCCTCTGCTGGAGAACAAGGAATATTTAGAATTGGAATGCTTATTTTTGAAGCCATGGTTATAAACTTAGGAACACTTCAATATGCAGCACATAAAATAGCTTTAACTGCAGAGTCTTTCTCTTTCAATTTAGGACTTGGATTCTCTGTTGCTGGTACTGCTCTTGTTGGACAGCACTTAGGAGCAAAACAGTATCAAGAAGCGAAAAAAGCTGGCTATTTAAACATGTTTTTAGCTATGGGAGTTATGACTGCATTTGGATTTATTTTTATGATTTTTCCAAAATTTGTAATTTCAATGTTTACAAAGGAACAATCTATAGTTCCCATGGCTAGTTCTGCTCTTAGAATTGTATCTATCGCTCAGCCTATTTTAGCAGTTTCAATGGTTTTAAGTGGTGCTTTAAGAGGAGCTGGAGATACTAAATCTGTTCTTTGGATTACATCTATTGGTATGTTTTTAGTTAGAATTCCACTTACATATCTATTCTTATATGTATTTAACTTTGGTTTAAATGGTGCTTGGATGGTAATGATTGTAGATTTAACATATCGTGGGTTAGCGTGTTTGTATAGATTTAGACAAGGAAAATGGAGGTATATTGAAGTATAATTATGATAATACAAATTTTTGGAAAAAAGAACTGTAACGAAACTAAAAAAGTTCAAAGATTTTTTAAAGAAAGAGGAATTAAAACTCAATTTATTGATTTACTTGAAAAAGCTCCCTCAAAAAAAGAGTTTGAAAACTTCTTAAAATACTATGATTTAAATGACTTTTTAGATATTGAAGGAAAAGAGTATAAAAAAAGAAACCTAGAATATATGGTTTATGATACAATGGATTTGCTTCTAGAGAGTCCTATTCTTTTTAAAACTCCTATTATTAGATCAGATAAAGGTGTTATTTTAGGATATAATCCCGAAAAATTAAAAAATATATAATAAAAAATCCTCATTAAAGAAATTATCTTCGATGAGGATTTTTTATTACTCATATTTAATTAAGGCTTTTCTATACTTCTCTTTAAACCACTCTCTTAAATCTTGTGGTTCTAATATTTCAACCTCATCTAAAAAAAAACTAAAATATCTTTTTGCTTTTTCATGTGAACATTCTAATATATACTCATCTTTATCAATTTTTATAACTTGTGGTCTATTTGTTTCTATTTCATTAAATATCTTTTTTCCACCTGTTGTTAATTTAATCTTAATATATTGTCCAAAAGATATAAAAGGATCAAAATTATCTTTCATTTTATCTATAAACTCTTTATCTCTTAGCTTAAAAGATGTATTTTTTATATAAATTGATTTTATATATTTAATCTTATAGTTTTTCCACTTTCCTTCTCTCAAATTATAACAAAATAGATAATTCATAACCTCTAGCTTAGAACTTTCAATCAAATATGGTTCAACTTCAATATTTTTTTCATCTCGAAAAACTATCTTGATTGTTCTTTTCTCTTTTATTGAATAATTTATTCTTTCAACTATCTCTTTAAATAAAAAACATTCTCTCTTTTTCTTTCCTAAACTAGCATATTCAATTAAAATTTCTCTAAAGAACTCTGATTCATTTTGAATATTATTTTCCTCTAAAAAATTATAATATCCTTCTAAGTTTTTTTTATTTAAATTAAATTGAATAACTGAAGTTTCTCCTTTATAAGGATAAATAAATTTTTTCTCTTGGTTTTCCTTTATTTTTTCTGCATATATATAATTTAATAACGTATTTTTTTTTATAAAAAATTCCTCAATATCATTTTCTAAAATCTCAACTATTTTTCTAGGTAAAGTCACTCTTATTTTTTTTTCCATATTTCACTCCAATGAAATCGTTATCTAGTGGCTATTATATCATGAAAATAACTATTTTTTTATAAATTTATTTATGATATAGTTATAATATAAATATTCTAGGAGGTTTTACTTTGGATATCGTATATGAAATAAAACAAAGGTATAACAGTTTTTCCCAAAAAGAAAAAGATATCGCTAATTATATACTCAAACATAAAGATAATATTGAAAATATATCAATTACTAACCTTTCAAAAGCAACAGGAGCATCTACTTCTACAATAACTAGATTTTCTAAAAAAATTAATTGTGATAGTTTTGTTCAAATGAAAATTAAGTTAAATACAACTTTTAATAACCCTCTTCCTAAAGAAAATGATCTTTTCTCAGCTGTTCATAATTATTATACAGAGGTAATCGAAAAAACAAACCAATTAATCAATAAAAAACTTATTTTAAAAGTTGTTGAAGAGATAAAAAAAGCTAAAAGAATTTACATATATGGGGTAGGAAGCTCTGGACTTACTGCACATGAATTTATGCAAAGACTTTTAAGAATGGGATTTAACGTTTCTAGTATCACTGATTCTCATATGATGATTATAAATAGTGCTATTGTTTCAGCTGATGATCTTGTTATTGGAATTTCTATTTCTGGCGAAACAAAAGAGATTGTGGATTCTTTAAGAGTTTCTCAAAAAAATGGTGCCCATACAATTGGAGTTACAAGTTTTCCTAATAGTTCCATTAAAAAATTTTCCAACGATTTAATTTTGATTTGTGCTTCAGATTTTATTCATAAAAGAGATTTTATTAACACTCAATTCTCAACTATGTATCTTTTTGACCTAATCTCTACAATTCTTTTATCTAACAAGGATTTAAGAAAAAAAATGCAATTAACAATTGAAGCAATTTTAAAATAAACAGCTTAAAAGCTGTTTTTTTGTTGTAATTTTAATATTTATGTGATATATTCATACTATAATTAATGAAAATTATTTTCATATATGCATATTTATATGAAAATATTTTATGCAACAGGAGGTTACTATGTTTAAAAATTTACAAAAAATTGGTAAATCATTCATGCTTCCAATAGCTATTTTACCAGCTGCTGGATTGCTTTTAGGAATTGGAGGAGCTCTTTCAAACGCAAACACTGTCAATGCTTATCCTTTCTTAAATATACCAATTCTACAAGGTATTTTACAAGTTATGTCTGCTTCTGGAGAAGTTATTTTTGCTAATCTAGCTCTTATTATGTGTATTGGACTTGCTATTGGATTAGCTAAAAAAGATAAAGGAACAGCTGGTTTAGCTGGTGCTGTAGCTTTTTTAGTTATGAATGCTTCTATTAAAGGATTAATTACAGCATTTAAACCTGAAGTAGGTTCTATCGACACAGGTGTTGTTGGAGCTATTGTTATAGGTTCTTTAGTAGCTTACCTACATAATAAATATAGCAATATTAAACTACCTGCTGTTCTTGGTTTCTTTGGTGGATCAAGATTTGTTCCTATTGTTTCTTCTTTTGCAGCAATTGGAATCGGTATAATATTTTTCTTAACATGGCCAACATTCCAAGGATGGCTAACATCTGCTGGAAAATCGATTGCTAGTTTAGGAATTTTTGGAACTTTCCTTTATGGTTTTCTTTTAAGACTAAGTGGAGCTGTTGGATTACATCACATGATTTATCCTTTATTCTGGTATACTGAGCTTGGTGGAACTGCTCAAGTTGCTGGAAAAACTATTGTTGGAGCTCAGAATATTTTCTTTGCTCAATTAGCTGATCCTAATCATACTGGTCTATTTACTGAGGGAACTAGATTTTTTGCTGGACGTTTTGCTACTATGATGTTTGGTCTTCCAGCTGCTTGTTTAGCTATGTACCATTGCACACCTCTAAATAAAAGAAAACTTGTTGGTGGATTATTTTTAGGTGCTGCAATTACATCTTTTATCACAGGAATTACAGAACCTATCGAATTTATGTTTTTATTTGTTGCTCCTTGGTTGTATGGAGTTCATGCATTCTTTGATGGTTTATCTTTTCTTGTAGCTGATTTATTAAATATATCTATTGGAAATACATTCTCTGGAGGTTTAATAGACTTTACTCTTTTTGGTGTTCTACAAGGAAATGAAGCGACTAATTGGATGTATGTTTTAATAATTGGAGCGATTTGGTTTGCTCTATATTATTTTTCTTTTGTATTCTTAATTAAGCGTTTCAACATTGCAACTCCTGGTAGAGAGGGAGATGATGAAGAGATTAAAATAGTAACTAAAGATTCTCTTTTTGAAACATCTAAAGAAGTTTTAGCTGCTCTTGGTGGAAAAGAAAATATTGATGATGTTGATGCTTGTATAACAAGACTTAGAGTATCTGTTAAAGATGTATCTAAAGTTGACAAAGCTAAATTAAAAAGTCTTGGTGCAACTGGGGTTTTAGAAGTACAAGGTGGAATTCAAGCTATTTTTGGAGCTATGGCTGATCCTATTAAACAAAAAATAAATGAGATTATAGAAAATAACAACTAGGAGGATTTTATGAAAAGAGGTCTTATTGTATCATGTCAAGCACTAGAAAACGAACCTTTACACAGTTCATTTATAATGGGCAGAATGGCTGTTGCTGCTCAAATAGGAGGAGCTGTTGGAATTAGAGCCAATGGAGTAGAAGATATTCTTGAAATAAAAAAAGTAGTTGATTTACCAATCATTGGTATCATAAAAAAAGATTATGAGAATATGGTTTCTTATATTACTCCCACTGAAAAAGAGTTAGAAGCACTTATTGCTACTAATATTGATGTCATTGCTCTTGATGCTACTATAAATGCTGATTTAAACCTTTTAAAGTCTTTAAAAGTTAAATATCCTAACCAAAAATTTATGGCTGATATCTCTACTACTGAAGAGGGAGTTCGTGCAGAAAAATTAGGTTTTGATTATATTGGAACAACTTTAGTTGGATACACTGAACAGTCTAAAGACTTAAATAACTTTGATGTTCTTAAAGAGTTAATATCAAAATGTAAAACTCCTATAATTGCTGAGGGAAATTTTGACACTCCAGAGAAATCAAAATTAGCAATGGAATTAGGATCTTATGCTGTTGTTGTTGGTGGTGCTATCACTAGACCTCAACTTATTACTAAAAAATTTGCTGATGAAGTAAATAAAGTTAAGTTTTAATAAAAAAAGATAGAGTTTATTCTCTATCTTTTTTATTTACAAAATTAATAAATCTATCTATTGCTTCATTTAAAATTTCTTCATCTTTTACTAAAGAAATTCTTATATAATTATCCATTCCAAAGGCTATTCCAGGAACAACTGCAACTCTTTCCTCTTCTAAAAGACTCTTAGCAAAATCTAAAGAGTTTAATTTTGTAATTCCATCTAAGGA
This portion of the Cetobacterium somerae ATCC BAA-474 genome encodes:
- a CDS encoding arsenate reductase family protein is translated as MIIQIFGKKNCNETKKVQRFFKERGIKTQFIDLLEKAPSKKEFENFLKYYDLNDFLDIEGKEYKKRNLEYMVYDTMDLLLESPILFKTPIIRSDKGVILGYNPEKLKNI
- a CDS encoding ABC transporter substrate-binding protein — translated: MKKILTVLILVTLLLSCNSKKEDNLKEVSIILDWYPNAVHSFLYTAVEKGYFKDEGIKLNIIYPSSPSDSLTLPAAKKADIGISYLNSVIMARANENVPIKSFGAILQRSINTVISLKEKNITSPKDFQNKIAGTSGGVLSETYLKSMMISQNLDPNSLKITDVGFELLTSMITNQVDFTIGNMINHEVPVIKEKGIDINYFLIDNFGIPQAYELILVANDELLNQNKDTYTKVLKAMQKGFEDVKNNPSESLNLLLSKQAVDQFPLSETVEKESLEILLPIMETPQNKFLTQTKKVWENNVNWLYENGIIQKKLPAENFIYQF
- a CDS encoding PTS transporter subunit EIIC gives rise to the protein MFKNLQKIGKSFMLPIAILPAAGLLLGIGGALSNANTVNAYPFLNIPILQGILQVMSASGEVIFANLALIMCIGLAIGLAKKDKGTAGLAGAVAFLVMNASIKGLITAFKPEVGSIDTGVVGAIVIGSLVAYLHNKYSNIKLPAVLGFFGGSRFVPIVSSFAAIGIGIIFFLTWPTFQGWLTSAGKSIASLGIFGTFLYGFLLRLSGAVGLHHMIYPLFWYTELGGTAQVAGKTIVGAQNIFFAQLADPNHTGLFTEGTRFFAGRFATMMFGLPAACLAMYHCTPLNKRKLVGGLFLGAAITSFITGITEPIEFMFLFVAPWLYGVHAFFDGLSFLVADLLNISIGNTFSGGLIDFTLFGVLQGNEATNWMYVLIIGAIWFALYYFSFVFLIKRFNIATPGREGDDEEIKIVTKDSLFETSKEVLAALGGKENIDDVDACITRLRVSVKDVSKVDKAKLKSLGATGVLEVQGGIQAIFGAMADPIKQKINEIIENNN
- a CDS encoding MATE family efflux transporter; amino-acid sequence: MKQIRSLWRENRSEILSIFTIALPTIVDMFVQTLLGFFDLIMVGRLGPEAIASVGLGTAPILTVIPIFFAISVGTTAMVSRAFGAKNYNEAKEGMSQSLILGVPAAFIVTFIFIIFGKNILGIISKNQPITDALSYLKVVSLGIPFLCFNIIFSYGFRSINKAKIPMINNTISIFSNILLNYIFIFVLNLGVFGAGVATTISRGIVTLIFSFLIIYKKNYCIALSKKDFKINKEICRRLLKVGLPSAGEQGIFRIGMLIFEAMVINLGTLQYAAHKIALTAESFSFNLGLGFSVAGTALVGQHLGAKQYQEAKKAGYLNMFLAMGVMTAFGFIFMIFPKFVISMFTKEQSIVPMASSALRIVSIAQPILAVSMVLSGALRGAGDTKSVLWITSIGMFLVRIPLTYLFLYVFNFGLNGAWMVMIVDLTYRGLACLYRFRQGKWRYIEV
- a CDS encoding ABC transporter permease — encoded protein: MKKINFSIISLFSFFILWEVLGRYINKGYILPTPLNILKKIWILKEGLFFIHLPATLNIAVISLILTILLGLFLAISMDFSHIVYSCIHPLIITSQTIPITALAPIFILWFGYSIWSKVVVAVIISFFPVTITIYNGLQNVEKDEINYFKSLKASKTQIFLKLKLPRALPNFFSALKMSIPLVLIGAAIGEWLGATSGLGYFSKRMMSQLDGAGVFAPIVIISLLAITLVQIITIFENIILHWRSK
- a CDS encoding MurR/RpiR family transcriptional regulator; translation: MDIVYEIKQRYNSFSQKEKDIANYILKHKDNIENISITNLSKATGASTSTITRFSKKINCDSFVQMKIKLNTTFNNPLPKENDLFSAVHNYYTEVIEKTNQLINKKLILKVVEEIKKAKRIYIYGVGSSGLTAHEFMQRLLRMGFNVSSITDSHMMIINSAIVSADDLVIGISISGETKEIVDSLRVSQKNGAHTIGVTSFPNSSIKKFSNDLILICASDFIHKRDFINTQFSTMYLFDLISTILLSNKDLRKKMQLTIEAILK
- a CDS encoding N-acetylmannosamine-6-phosphate 2-epimerase; the encoded protein is MKRGLIVSCQALENEPLHSSFIMGRMAVAAQIGGAVGIRANGVEDILEIKKVVDLPIIGIIKKDYENMVSYITPTEKELEALIATNIDVIALDATINADLNLLKSLKVKYPNQKFMADISTTEEGVRAEKLGFDYIGTTLVGYTEQSKDLNNFDVLKELISKCKTPIIAEGNFDTPEKSKLAMELGSYAVVVGGAITRPQLITKKFADEVNKVKF
- a CDS encoding WYL domain-containing protein, which encodes MEKKIRVTLPRKIVEILENDIEEFFIKKNTLLNYIYAEKIKENQEKKFIYPYKGETSVIQFNLNKKNLEGYYNFLEENNIQNESEFFREILIEYASLGKKKRECFLFKEIVERINYSIKEKRTIKIVFRDEKNIEVEPYLIESSKLEVMNYLFCYNLREGKWKNYKIKYIKSIYIKNTSFKLRDKEFIDKMKDNFDPFISFGQYIKIKLTTGGKKIFNEIETNRPQVIKIDKDEYILECSHEKAKRYFSFFLDEVEILEPQDLREWFKEKYRKALIKYE